The following proteins are co-located in the Candidatus Nitrotoga sp. AM1P genome:
- a CDS encoding FKBP-type peptidyl-prolyl cis-trans isomerase — protein MHKIKKLLFSGMLVIPMMLPTQNAFSAVDNVTTIVTKLIKIDQKVGDGKEAVAGKTVDVHYTGWLYNATMPNNKGTKFDSSRDRGAHFSFPLGEGRVIKGWDQGVAGMKVGGQRTLIIPADLGYGARGAGSAIPPNAALIFDVELFGVH, from the coding sequence ATGCATAAAATTAAAAAATTATTATTTTCTGGCATGCTTGTTATACCTATGATGTTGCCGACCCAGAACGCATTTTCTGCCGTCGATAATGTGACGACTATCGTTACGAAACTTATTAAAATAGATCAGAAAGTTGGTGATGGTAAAGAAGCCGTAGCAGGTAAAACGGTCGACGTGCACTACACGGGCTGGCTTTACAATGCGACCATGCCAAATAATAAAGGTACAAAATTTGATAGTTCCCGCGATCGTGGTGCGCATTTTTCTTTTCCATTAGGTGAAGGGCGCGTAATTAAAGGCTGGGATCAAGGAGTCGCTGGTATGAAAGTAGGCGGTCAACGCACGCTTATTATTCCCGCTGATTTGGGTTATGGCGCACGAGGGGCAGGAAGTGCTATTCCGCCAAATGCAGCATTGATTTTTGATGTTGAATTGTTCGGCGTTCACTAA
- the dapA gene encoding 4-hydroxy-tetrahydrodipicolinate synthase, with translation MIKGSIVAIVTPMHEDGSLDLAAFRALIDFHIMHGTDGIVVVGTTGESPTVNLTEHESLIQVAVEHAARRIPVIAGTGANSTKEAIELAAFSKQAGADASLTVVPYYNKPTQEGLYLHFKAIAEAVDMPHILYNVPGRTCVGIDNDIVLRLAQIPNIVGIKDASGDIERGSDLLQRAPKDFAIYSGDDASALALILLGAHGTISVTANVAPRLMHEMCLAALNGEVVKAREINFRLLGLHRYLFIEANPIPVKWAVSSMGKMKNVLRLPLTPLSLASQDLVEDAMRQAGAIN, from the coding sequence ATGATTAAGGGCAGCATTGTTGCAATTGTGACCCCCATGCACGAGGACGGGAGTTTGGATTTAGCTGCGTTCCGCGCGCTTATTGATTTTCATATTATGCATGGCACCGATGGCATCGTAGTGGTCGGCACTACAGGCGAATCGCCTACGGTGAATTTAACCGAACATGAATCGTTGATTCAGGTGGCAGTGGAGCACGCGGCCCGGCGTATTCCAGTGATTGCAGGAACAGGCGCTAATTCAACTAAAGAAGCTATAGAATTGGCAGCTTTCTCAAAACAGGCAGGCGCTGATGCTTCGCTGACAGTGGTGCCGTATTACAATAAACCAACACAAGAAGGTTTGTACTTGCACTTTAAAGCTATCGCCGAGGCTGTGGATATGCCGCATATCCTCTATAACGTGCCGGGACGCACCTGTGTTGGCATAGATAACGATATTGTGCTGCGCCTGGCACAGATTCCTAATATCGTTGGCATAAAAGACGCGAGCGGCGATATCGAGCGTGGGAGTGATCTATTACAGCGGGCGCCCAAAGATTTCGCGATATACAGTGGTGATGATGCGAGTGCGCTGGCATTGATATTGCTTGGTGCACATGGCACGATTTCTGTTACCGCCAACGTGGCACCCAGGTTAATGCATGAGATGTGTTTAGCGGCTTTGAATGGTGAAGTGGTCAAGGCGCGCGAAATCAATTTTCGCTTGCTTGGGTTGCACCGCTACTTGTTTATTGAGGCCAATCCTATACCAGTAAAATGGGCTGTGTCGTCTATGGGAAAAATGAAGAATGTACTGCGCCTGCCGCTTACGCCACTGTCTTTAGCCTCCCAAGATCTAGTTGAGGATGCGATGCGCCAGGCAGGAGCGATCAATTAA
- the bamC gene encoding outer membrane protein assembly factor BamC — protein sequence MRTLYLTVLFFELLILAGCSAIGIENKRVDYKSAATKIPALEVPPDLTTPAIKNQHTIPGSDGEIVTNFSDFAKGGQVAQVGVATTVLPEVKDVHLERNGTQRWLIVGSKVENVWPLVKEFWQEQGFIIKTDNPAAGLIETDWTERRAKIQQGGLSKMLSKVFDKLHSSGVQDMYRTRLERSKDGSSSEIYISHSGMEEALDVDKNGYKWRPRPNDPELEASMLQLLMIKLGGGTENQAQAGQVPKLQGVGAVPQLQEINGNKIIILNEPFDKSWRKIGLALDQAGIEVKDKDRVSGVYFVSPSKDIAKKKSWVNNLMFWRNDSDQKSTKDSIEGTARYQVTVRENNAGCEVSVLNQGAGKDPVTQRMTDLLYKQLTK from the coding sequence ATGAGAACACTATATCTAACTGTATTATTTTTTGAATTATTAATTTTGGCTGGATGCAGTGCCATTGGCATTGAAAACAAGCGTGTTGATTATAAGTCTGCCGCAACCAAGATCCCGGCGCTAGAAGTTCCACCTGACCTGACTACTCCTGCAATTAAAAATCAACATACGATACCGGGCAGTGATGGCGAGATCGTGACAAATTTTTCTGATTTTGCTAAGGGAGGCCAAGTAGCGCAAGTTGGTGTTGCCACTACCGTATTGCCGGAAGTGAAGGATGTGCATTTAGAACGTAACGGCACGCAGCGTTGGCTAATCGTGGGGAGCAAAGTAGAAAATGTGTGGCCGCTGGTTAAAGAGTTCTGGCAGGAACAAGGTTTTATCATCAAAACCGACAATCCTGCGGCTGGTCTCATCGAAACAGACTGGACGGAGAGGCGCGCTAAAATCCAGCAAGGTGGTCTAAGTAAAATGCTTAGCAAGGTTTTCGATAAACTTCATTCATCTGGTGTGCAGGATATGTATCGAACCCGCTTGGAGCGTAGCAAGGATGGGAGTAGCTCGGAAATTTATATTAGTCATAGCGGCATGGAAGAAGCGCTGGATGTGGATAAGAACGGTTATAAATGGAGGCCGCGTCCGAATGATCCTGAGCTGGAAGCCAGCATGTTGCAGTTATTGATGATCAAGTTGGGTGGTGGCACGGAAAATCAGGCTCAGGCAGGGCAAGTGCCTAAATTGCAAGGGGTGGGCGCTGTGCCGCAGCTACAAGAGATTAACGGTAATAAAATCATTATCTTGAACGAGCCGTTTGACAAAAGCTGGCGCAAGATAGGACTGGCGTTAGATCAGGCGGGCATCGAGGTGAAGGATAAGGATAGGGTGAGCGGTGTATACTTTGTGAGTCCGAGTAAGGATATAGCGAAGAAAAAAAGTTGGGTCAATAATTTAATGTTCTGGCGTAATGATAGCGACCAAAAGTCTACGAAAGATTCGATTGAAGGAACTGCACGTTATCAGGTGACCGTGCGTGAAAATAACGCTGGCTGTGAAGTCAGTGTTCTCAACCAAGGTGCTGGTAAAGACCCAGTCACGCAGCGTATGACTGACCTACTGTACAAACAGTTGACCAAGTAG
- a CDS encoding MBL fold metallo-hydrolase, which translates to MRFASLGSGSEGNALVVQAGKTIVLMDCGFTLSDTCMRLARLGLAPDCLNGIVVTHEHGDHIAGVARLARKYSIPIWLTHGTFRAQFKLLSNVPKLTKIDSHCPFAIDGLLVQPFPVPHDAAEPVQYTFSDGAKRLGVLTDIGCSTPHIEATLSGCDALVLECNHDIALLANSDYPISLKQRIGGRLGHLNNADAAALLARLDYSRLQHIVAAHLSRKNNTPVLAVYALSKALNCSPEWVAVAGQDEGLAWREIV; encoded by the coding sequence ATGCGTTTCGCTTCACTTGGTAGCGGCAGCGAAGGTAATGCATTGGTGGTGCAAGCTGGCAAAACCATTGTATTAATGGATTGTGGTTTTACCCTATCTGACACCTGTATGCGTCTGGCGCGTCTTGGCCTAGCCCCTGATTGTCTTAACGGTATTGTGGTGACACATGAACATGGTGACCATATTGCCGGGGTGGCGCGGTTAGCACGTAAATATTCGATTCCGATATGGCTAACGCATGGCACATTTCGCGCACAATTCAAATTACTCAGCAATGTACCCAAGCTGACAAAAATTGACTCTCACTGTCCCTTTGCTATCGATGGGTTATTGGTGCAGCCTTTTCCTGTGCCGCATGATGCGGCTGAGCCAGTACAATATACGTTCAGTGATGGTGCAAAACGGTTGGGAGTATTGACCGATATTGGTTGTTCCACTCCTCATATCGAGGCGACGCTAAGTGGTTGTGATGCGTTGGTGCTGGAGTGCAACCATGATATTGCTCTGTTGGCCAACAGTGATTACCCCATAAGTCTTAAGCAACGTATTGGTGGACGATTGGGTCATCTGAATAATGCGGATGCGGCAGCATTGCTGGCACGGTTGGACTATAGCCGTTTGCAGCATATTGTGGCTGCACATCTAAGCCGTAAAAATAACACGCCTGTCCTGGCGGTATATGCGTTGAGTAAAGCGCTTAATTGCAGCCCAGAATGGGTCGCGGTGGCTGGGCAAGACGAAGGACTGGCCTGGCGAGAAATTGTATAA